One Fontisphaera persica DNA window includes the following coding sequences:
- the rplK gene encoding 50S ribosomal protein L11 — protein sequence MAKKVVGQIKLQITAGQATPAPPVGPALGQHGVNIMAFCKEFNAKTQSQAGMTIPVVITVYQDKSFTFITKSPPASVLLKKAAGIASGSKVPNKEKVGKVTRKQVMEIVKLKQKDLNANSEEAAFRMIAGTARNMGIEIVD from the coding sequence ATGGCAAAGAAAGTTGTCGGTCAGATTAAACTGCAAATCACCGCCGGCCAGGCCACCCCGGCCCCGCCGGTCGGCCCGGCGCTGGGCCAGCATGGCGTGAACATCATGGCGTTCTGCAAAGAGTTCAACGCCAAGACCCAGAGCCAGGCCGGCATGACCATTCCGGTGGTCATCACGGTGTATCAGGACAAGTCGTTCACGTTCATCACCAAGTCGCCGCCGGCGTCGGTGTTGCTGAAGAAGGCGGCGGGGATTGCCAGCGGCTCCAAGGTGCCCAACAAGGAAAAGGTGGGCAAGGTGACGCGCAAACAGGTGATGGAAATTGTGAAGCTGAAGCAGAAGGATTTGAACGCCAACTCGGAAGAGGCGGCGTTCCGCATGATTGCGGGGACGGCCCGCAACATGGGCATTGAAATCGTGGACTAA
- the rpoC gene encoding DNA-directed RNA polymerase subunit beta' has product MNTKETARELLGLDKVNQVDYVAISIASPEAIRSWSKGEVKNPETINYRTFKPERGGLFCERIFGPVKDWECSCGKYKRIKHRGVVCDRCGVEVTLARVRRERMGHIELAVPVSHIWFFKCMPSRIGLVLDMTARDLERVIYYEDYMVIDPGQTPLQLHQLLSEHEYREARETYGPDAFVAKMGAEAVREALANVNLPRQIDKLQQQMQETKSKQIRKKLAKRIRLLGAFVENRVKPEWMILTVLPVIPPDLRPLVPLEGGRFATSDLNDLYRRVINRNNRLKNLLQLKTPEVIIRNEKRMLQEAVDALFDNGRHGRAVTGAGNRPLKSLSDMLKGKSGRFRQNLLGKRVDYSGRSVIVIGPELKLHQCGLPKKMALVLFEPFIIRRLKELGFVHTVRSAKKMIERQATEVWDILEEVTKGHPVLLNRAPTLHRLSIQAFEPMLIEGEAIRIHPLVCTAYNADFDGDQMAVHVPLSIEAQMEARLLMMAPNNIFSPSSGRPIMTPTQDITLGCFYLTAEPRQPKDPNKRLMLFGSKEEVIFAYREGELKTHSRVRLANPDYGRQTVYGDPRSKVIETTVGRVIFSEVWPERLGFFNKVAGKNELGDLIWNCYKHCGHDETIATLDRLKELGFREATRAGVSIGIEDMIIPEEKEKQIREAQKQIAEVEKQYRKGVITDGERYNKIVDIWTHCTDQISTVMLQTLERNRNKSEYNPIFLMVNSGARGNKQQVRQLAGLRGLMAKPSGDIIEKPILSNFREGLTVLEYFISTHGARKGLADTALKTADSGYMTRKLVDVAQDVIVREEDCGTVNGIWVQAIMEGEDEIVKLRDRLVGRCACDDIYDPLDPKRVLVQANEEIDEEKARAIENANIERVKIRSVLTCESKHGVCIRCYGRNLATGQMVKLGEAVGIIAAQSIGEPGTQLTMRTFHIGGTASQVFKQPQIKAKHDGIIKYHELRCVPLQDGNHIVLNKNGSIVVLGEDGRELESHTLVIGSVISIPDGGRVKKGEAFVQWDPYNVPIISEKSGRIRFHDIIEGVTMKQEEDEATGQQAKVVIDHKEDLHPQIIILDEETNEMIASYPIPSGAHIVVDEDDIIEAGALLAKTPRKVSKTKDITGGLPRVAELFEARRPKDAAEISKIDGVVDFGPTVRGKRCIIIKDPQTGQEEEHLIPIGKHVIVFKGDVVKRGQQLTEGPIDPHEILEICGSQQLQEHLVNEVQEVYRLQGVTINDKHIEIIVRQMLRKVRITEPGDTRFLWGEQVDKLEFEEENQRVEKLGGKPAECQPVLLGITKASLETESFLSAASFQDTTRVLTEAATTSRVDYLRGFKENVIMGHIIPAGTGYPAHRNVQLKPLVELEETAPEAAPAAAAAGEGEGVETAPEGGATGE; this is encoded by the coding sequence ATGAATACGAAAGAAACCGCACGCGAGCTGCTCGGACTGGACAAGGTCAATCAGGTGGATTACGTCGCCATCTCGATTGCCTCGCCCGAGGCCATTCGTTCCTGGAGCAAAGGCGAGGTCAAGAACCCGGAGACCATCAATTACCGCACCTTCAAGCCGGAGCGCGGCGGTCTGTTTTGCGAGCGCATTTTCGGCCCCGTCAAGGACTGGGAATGCTCCTGCGGCAAATACAAGCGCATCAAACATCGCGGCGTGGTGTGCGACCGCTGCGGCGTGGAAGTCACGCTGGCGCGCGTGCGCCGGGAGCGCATGGGGCACATCGAGCTGGCGGTGCCGGTCTCGCACATCTGGTTTTTCAAGTGCATGCCTTCGCGCATTGGGCTGGTGCTGGACATGACGGCGCGCGACCTCGAGCGGGTGATTTACTACGAGGATTACATGGTCATTGACCCGGGCCAGACGCCGCTGCAGCTCCACCAGTTGCTCAGCGAGCATGAATACCGCGAGGCCCGCGAAACCTACGGGCCGGACGCCTTTGTGGCCAAGATGGGCGCCGAGGCCGTGCGCGAGGCGCTGGCCAACGTGAACCTGCCGCGCCAGATTGACAAGCTCCAGCAGCAGATGCAGGAGACCAAGAGCAAGCAGATTCGCAAGAAACTGGCCAAGCGCATCCGGCTCCTGGGGGCGTTTGTGGAGAACCGGGTGAAGCCCGAATGGATGATTCTCACGGTGCTGCCGGTGATTCCGCCCGACCTGCGCCCGCTGGTGCCGCTGGAGGGCGGGCGTTTTGCGACCTCGGACCTCAACGATTTGTACCGGCGGGTCATCAACCGCAACAACCGCCTCAAGAACCTGCTGCAGCTCAAAACGCCGGAGGTCATCATCCGCAACGAAAAGCGCATGTTGCAGGAGGCGGTGGACGCGCTGTTTGACAACGGCCGCCACGGGCGCGCCGTGACGGGCGCCGGCAACCGTCCGCTCAAATCCCTCAGCGACATGCTCAAGGGCAAAAGCGGGCGGTTCCGCCAGAACCTGCTGGGCAAGCGCGTGGACTACAGCGGGCGCTCGGTCATCGTGATTGGACCGGAGCTGAAGCTGCATCAATGCGGTCTGCCCAAGAAGATGGCGCTGGTGTTGTTCGAGCCGTTCATCATCCGCCGGCTCAAGGAGCTGGGCTTTGTGCACACGGTGCGCTCGGCCAAGAAGATGATTGAACGCCAGGCCACCGAGGTGTGGGATATTCTGGAGGAGGTCACCAAGGGCCATCCGGTGCTGCTCAACCGCGCGCCCACGCTGCACCGGCTTTCGATTCAGGCCTTCGAGCCGATGCTCATCGAGGGCGAGGCCATCCGCATTCATCCGCTGGTCTGCACGGCATACAACGCGGACTTCGACGGCGACCAGATGGCGGTGCACGTGCCCTTGTCCATCGAGGCGCAGATGGAGGCGCGCCTGCTGATGATGGCGCCCAACAACATTTTCAGCCCCTCCAGCGGGCGGCCCATCATGACGCCCACCCAGGACATCACCCTGGGGTGCTTCTATCTCACGGCCGAGCCGCGGCAGCCCAAGGACCCCAACAAGCGCCTGATGCTGTTTGGCTCGAAGGAGGAGGTCATTTTTGCGTACCGGGAGGGCGAGCTGAAGACGCACAGCCGCGTGCGCCTGGCCAACCCGGACTACGGCCGGCAGACGGTCTATGGGGATCCGCGGAGCAAGGTGATCGAAACCACTGTGGGGCGGGTCATCTTCAGCGAGGTCTGGCCGGAGCGGCTGGGCTTCTTCAACAAGGTGGCGGGCAAGAACGAATTGGGCGACCTCATCTGGAACTGCTACAAGCATTGCGGCCATGATGAGACCATCGCCACCCTGGACCGGCTGAAGGAGCTGGGCTTCCGCGAGGCCACCCGCGCGGGCGTGTCCATCGGCATTGAGGACATGATCATCCCCGAGGAGAAGGAGAAGCAGATTCGCGAGGCGCAAAAGCAGATTGCCGAGGTGGAGAAGCAGTACCGCAAGGGCGTGATTACCGACGGCGAGCGGTATAACAAGATTGTGGACATCTGGACGCACTGCACCGACCAGATTTCCACTGTCATGCTCCAGACCCTGGAGCGCAACCGGAACAAATCCGAGTACAACCCCATCTTCCTCATGGTCAACTCCGGCGCCCGCGGCAACAAGCAGCAGGTGCGCCAGTTGGCCGGCCTGCGCGGCCTCATGGCCAAGCCCAGCGGCGACATCATCGAGAAGCCGATTCTCTCGAATTTCCGCGAGGGTCTGACGGTGCTCGAGTACTTCATTTCCACGCACGGCGCCCGCAAGGGGCTGGCCGACACGGCGCTGAAGACCGCCGACTCCGGCTACATGACCCGCAAGCTGGTGGACGTGGCCCAGGACGTGATTGTGCGCGAGGAGGACTGCGGCACGGTCAACGGCATCTGGGTGCAGGCCATCATGGAGGGCGAGGATGAAATTGTCAAACTGCGCGACCGCCTGGTGGGCCGCTGCGCGTGCGACGACATTTACGACCCGCTGGACCCCAAACGCGTGCTGGTCCAGGCCAACGAGGAAATTGACGAGGAAAAGGCGCGGGCCATTGAGAACGCCAACATTGAGCGCGTGAAGATTCGCTCGGTGCTCACCTGCGAAAGCAAGCACGGGGTGTGCATCCGCTGTTACGGGCGCAACCTGGCCACCGGCCAGATGGTCAAGCTGGGCGAGGCGGTGGGAATCATTGCCGCGCAGTCCATCGGTGAGCCGGGGACGCAGTTGACGATGCGGACCTTCCACATCGGCGGCACGGCGTCGCAGGTGTTCAAGCAGCCGCAGATCAAGGCCAAGCACGATGGCATCATCAAGTACCACGAGCTGCGCTGCGTGCCGCTGCAGGATGGCAACCACATTGTGCTCAACAAGAACGGCAGCATTGTGGTGCTGGGCGAGGACGGGCGCGAGCTGGAAAGCCACACGCTGGTCATCGGCTCGGTCATTTCGATTCCCGATGGCGGCCGGGTCAAGAAGGGCGAGGCCTTCGTGCAATGGGACCCGTACAACGTGCCGATTATTTCGGAAAAGAGCGGGCGCATCCGGTTCCATGACATCATCGAAGGCGTGACGATGAAGCAGGAGGAGGACGAGGCCACCGGGCAGCAGGCCAAGGTGGTCATTGACCACAAGGAGGACCTCCACCCGCAGATCATCATTCTCGATGAGGAAACCAACGAGATGATCGCCAGCTACCCGATTCCGTCCGGCGCCCACATCGTGGTGGACGAGGACGACATCATCGAGGCGGGCGCCCTGCTGGCCAAGACGCCGCGCAAGGTGAGCAAAACCAAGGACATTACCGGCGGTCTGCCGCGCGTGGCCGAGCTGTTTGAGGCGCGCCGGCCGAAGGATGCCGCGGAAATCTCCAAGATTGACGGCGTGGTGGACTTTGGCCCGACGGTGCGCGGCAAGCGGTGCATCATCATCAAGGACCCGCAGACCGGCCAGGAGGAGGAGCATCTCATTCCGATTGGCAAGCACGTCATTGTGTTCAAGGGCGACGTGGTCAAGCGGGGGCAGCAGTTGACGGAAGGCCCGATTGACCCGCATGAGATTCTGGAAATCTGCGGCTCGCAGCAGTTGCAGGAGCACCTGGTGAACGAGGTGCAGGAGGTGTACCGCCTGCAGGGTGTCACCATCAATGACAAGCACATTGAAATCATCGTCCGCCAGATGCTGCGCAAGGTGCGCATCACCGAGCCGGGTGACACCCGGTTCCTGTGGGGCGAGCAGGTGGACAAGCTGGAGTTCGAGGAGGAAAACCAGCGCGTGGAAAAACTCGGCGGCAAGCCGGCCGAGTGCCAGCCCGTGCTGCTGGGCATCACCAAGGCCTCGCTCGAAACCGAAAGCTTCCTCAGCGCGGCGTCCTTCCAGGACACCACGCGGGTGCTGACCGAGGCCGCCACCACCTCGCGCGTGGATTATCTGCGCGGGTTCAAGGAAAATGTCATCATGGGCCACATCATCCCGGCGGGCACCGGCTATCCGGCCCACCGCAATGTGCAGTTGAAACCGCTGGTGGAGCTGGAGGAGACCGCGCCCGAAGCCGCGCCGGCGGCGGCCGCCGCCGGGGAGGGCGAGGGCGTGGAGACGGCGCCGGAAGGCGGCGCGACCGGCGAATGA
- the rplL gene encoding 50S ribosomal protein L7/L12, with the protein MALDKAKIVEELSNATVLEIAELVKELEAKWGVTAAAPVAVAAAAPAGGAAAAAPAEVKDTFDVILAKVPADKKIPVIKAVREIKAGLGLAEAKALVEGAPKPVLEGANKADAEAAKKKLEEAGASVELK; encoded by the coding sequence ATGGCACTGGATAAAGCAAAAATCGTGGAAGAACTGAGCAACGCGACCGTGTTGGAGATCGCGGAGCTGGTGAAAGAACTGGAAGCCAAATGGGGCGTGACCGCGGCCGCACCGGTGGCGGTGGCGGCGGCGGCGCCGGCGGGCGGCGCGGCGGCAGCGGCGCCGGCTGAAGTCAAGGACACCTTTGATGTGATCCTGGCCAAGGTGCCGGCGGACAAGAAGATCCCCGTCATCAAGGCAGTGCGCGAAATCAAGGCCGGTCTGGGTCTGGCGGAAGCCAAGGCGCTGGTGGAAGGCGCTCCCAAGCCGGTGCTGGAAGGCGCCAACAAGGCGGATGCCGAAGCGGCCAAGAAGAAGCTCGAAGAGGCCGGCGCATCCGTGGAACTCAAGTAA
- the rpoB gene encoding DNA-directed RNA polymerase subunit beta, which produces MSTRAIERKNFGKIKEVIAPPNLIELQTTSYKEFLQADVPPSKRKDVGLQAVFREVFPVEIYDGKFKLDFASYKIGEPKMTWLECLREGQTYGAPLHVTFRLEENGKVAREEEVFMGELPLMTPQGSFVINGAERVIVSQLHRSPGIAFEATQHPNGKTLHSFRIIPDRGSWYEAQFDTSDLLYVYLDRKKRRRKFLTTTFFRALAFLEESEKGKNEATRGSDAELLKLFYTIEELPIKEADKRDDLPNKVLIEDVMDEEKGLVVARAFEPLSRAVVKQIAELGYKTLRVVDTSVDDGIIIKCIKKDPTKNEDEALKDIYRRLRPGDPPTAANARALIKRLFFDPKRYDLGRVGRYKINQKLNLPKNDTRILTKTDLVEATKYLLRLKKGEGTLDDIDHLGSRRVRTVGELLANQCRVGLARTERLVKERMTLFDQSLEAMTPQKLINPKALSAVIRDFFGRSQLSQFMDQINPLAELTHKRRLSALGPGGLSRDRAGFEVRDVHPSHYGRICPVETPEGPNIGLIASLATFARVNEFGFLETPYRKVEKGRVTDEIEYLTADREENYIVAQANAPIDEKGHFTTPTVTCRRKGDFVDVEPAKVNYMDVSPKQLVSVAASLIPFLEHDDANRALMGSNMQRQAVPLLVTETPLVATGLEERVARDSCAVVVAEDNGKVASVTGNQIIITRDGKLPEGKRKIKHDPENGIYVYGLRKFMRSNAATCVNQKALVNRGDTVKKGQVIADGPCTAQGELALGRNVLVAFMPWNGYNFEDAILISERIVKEDIFTSIHIDEFEVSARDTKLGPEEITRDIPNLGEEALKNLGPDGVIRVGAEVKPGDILVGKITPKSETELAPEERLLRAIFGEKAADVKDTSLKVPSGTYGIVMDVKVSAKKEKEGEKEPRAEAGENRRAAKQVQEEYRAKTEELREQLTEALSNILLGEKIPLDVVNSETGEIIIPANRKITKTLLRKLALVYDRIEIDPSPIRNKINEIIGGFKKKFEDLQSQLDQEMERVEAGDEIDAGIIKMVKVYIASKRKLSVGDKMAGRHGNKGVVAKIVPEEDMPFLADGTPVDIVLNPLGVPSRMNVGQVLETHLGYAARLLGLKFATPVFDGIKEKDIWEFIKQAAQTPVGREQGLQPNGKARVFDGRTGEPFDQEVVVGYIYMMKLGHLVADKIHARAVGPYSLVTQQPLGGKAQYGGQRFGEMEVWAMEAYGAAYTLQELLTVKSDDVQGRTRIYESIVKGDNCLEAGIPESFNVLVKEMQSLGLDVKVGYTNPIEHQPTTPAAALANL; this is translated from the coding sequence ATGTCAACGCGAGCCATCGAACGCAAAAACTTCGGCAAGATCAAAGAAGTGATCGCCCCGCCGAATTTGATTGAACTGCAGACCACCTCCTACAAGGAATTCCTGCAGGCCGATGTGCCGCCCAGTAAACGCAAGGACGTGGGCTTGCAGGCGGTGTTTCGCGAGGTGTTTCCGGTGGAGATCTACGACGGCAAGTTCAAGCTGGACTTTGCCTCCTACAAAATCGGCGAGCCGAAGATGACCTGGCTGGAGTGCCTGCGCGAAGGCCAGACCTACGGCGCGCCCCTGCACGTCACCTTCCGCCTCGAAGAAAACGGCAAGGTGGCCCGGGAGGAGGAGGTGTTCATGGGGGAACTGCCGCTCATGACGCCCCAGGGCAGTTTTGTCATCAATGGCGCCGAGCGGGTCATTGTCAGCCAGTTGCATCGCTCGCCCGGCATTGCCTTTGAGGCGACCCAGCATCCCAACGGCAAGACGCTGCACTCTTTCCGCATCATTCCCGACCGCGGTTCCTGGTACGAGGCTCAGTTTGACACCAGCGATTTGCTGTATGTGTATCTGGACCGCAAGAAACGCCGCCGGAAATTCCTGACCACCACCTTTTTCCGGGCGCTGGCGTTTCTGGAGGAATCCGAGAAAGGCAAGAACGAGGCGACCCGGGGCAGTGATGCCGAGCTGTTGAAGCTTTTTTACACCATTGAGGAGCTGCCCATCAAGGAGGCCGACAAGCGGGACGATTTGCCCAACAAGGTGCTCATCGAGGACGTGATGGACGAGGAGAAGGGGCTGGTGGTGGCCCGTGCGTTTGAGCCCTTGTCGCGGGCGGTGGTGAAGCAAATTGCCGAGCTGGGGTACAAGACGCTGCGGGTGGTGGACACGTCGGTGGACGACGGCATCATCATCAAGTGCATCAAGAAAGACCCCACCAAGAACGAGGACGAGGCCCTGAAGGACATTTACCGCCGGCTGCGGCCGGGGGACCCGCCCACCGCCGCCAACGCGCGCGCGCTGATCAAGCGGCTGTTTTTTGACCCCAAGCGTTATGACCTGGGCCGCGTGGGGCGTTACAAGATTAATCAGAAGCTCAATCTGCCCAAGAACGACACGCGCATCCTCACCAAGACGGACCTGGTGGAGGCCACCAAGTACCTGCTGCGCCTGAAGAAGGGCGAGGGGACGCTGGATGACATTGACCACCTGGGCAGCCGGCGGGTGCGGACGGTGGGCGAATTGCTGGCCAACCAGTGCCGCGTGGGGCTGGCCCGGACGGAGCGCCTGGTGAAAGAGCGCATGACGCTGTTTGACCAGTCGCTGGAGGCCATGACGCCGCAGAAGCTCATCAACCCCAAGGCGCTGTCGGCGGTGATTCGTGATTTCTTTGGCCGCAGCCAGCTCAGCCAGTTCATGGATCAGATCAATCCGCTGGCGGAGCTGACGCACAAGCGGCGTTTGTCGGCGCTGGGGCCGGGCGGGTTGTCCCGGGACCGCGCGGGTTTCGAGGTGCGCGACGTGCATCCCAGCCATTACGGGCGCATCTGCCCGGTGGAGACGCCGGAAGGCCCGAACATTGGCTTGATTGCCTCGCTGGCCACCTTTGCGCGGGTCAATGAATTTGGCTTCCTGGAGACGCCTTACCGCAAGGTGGAAAAGGGCCGCGTGACCGATGAGATTGAGTACCTCACGGCGGACCGCGAGGAAAACTACATCGTGGCGCAGGCCAACGCGCCGATTGATGAGAAGGGCCACTTTACCACGCCGACGGTGACGTGCCGCCGCAAGGGCGACTTTGTGGACGTGGAGCCGGCGAAGGTCAATTACATGGACGTGTCGCCCAAGCAGTTGGTGTCGGTGGCGGCCAGTTTGATTCCGTTCCTGGAGCACGACGACGCCAACCGCGCACTGATGGGCTCCAACATGCAACGGCAGGCGGTGCCGTTGCTGGTGACCGAGACGCCGCTGGTGGCCACCGGCCTGGAGGAGCGCGTGGCGCGCGACTCCTGCGCCGTGGTGGTGGCCGAGGACAACGGCAAGGTGGCCAGCGTGACGGGCAACCAGATCATCATCACGCGCGACGGCAAGCTGCCCGAGGGCAAGCGCAAGATCAAACACGATCCCGAAAATGGGATTTATGTGTACGGCCTGCGCAAATTCATGCGCTCCAACGCCGCCACGTGTGTCAACCAGAAGGCCCTGGTCAACCGGGGCGACACGGTGAAGAAGGGGCAGGTGATTGCCGACGGCCCGTGCACGGCGCAGGGCGAGCTGGCGCTGGGCCGCAACGTGCTGGTGGCTTTCATGCCGTGGAACGGCTACAACTTTGAGGACGCCATTCTCATCAGCGAGCGCATTGTCAAGGAGGACATTTTCACCTCCATCCACATTGACGAGTTTGAGGTGAGCGCCCGCGACACCAAGCTGGGGCCGGAGGAAATCACCCGCGACATTCCCAACCTGGGCGAGGAAGCCCTGAAGAATCTGGGGCCGGATGGGGTCATCCGCGTGGGGGCGGAGGTCAAGCCGGGCGACATTCTGGTGGGCAAGATTACGCCCAAGAGCGAGACGGAGCTGGCGCCGGAGGAGCGGTTGTTGCGCGCCATCTTTGGCGAGAAGGCGGCCGATGTCAAGGACACCTCCCTGAAGGTGCCCTCGGGCACGTATGGCATTGTCATGGATGTCAAGGTTTCCGCCAAAAAGGAAAAGGAGGGCGAGAAAGAGCCCCGCGCCGAGGCGGGGGAAAACCGGCGGGCGGCCAAGCAGGTGCAGGAGGAGTACCGGGCCAAGACCGAGGAGCTGCGCGAGCAGTTGACGGAGGCCTTGAGCAACATTCTGCTGGGGGAAAAGATTCCGCTGGACGTGGTAAACAGCGAGACGGGCGAGATCATCATCCCGGCCAATCGCAAGATCACCAAGACGTTGTTGCGCAAGCTGGCGCTGGTCTATGACCGCATTGAGATTGATCCTTCGCCCATTCGCAACAAGATCAACGAAATCATTGGCGGCTTCAAAAAGAAGTTCGAGGATTTGCAGTCGCAACTGGACCAGGAGATGGAGCGGGTGGAGGCGGGCGATGAAATTGACGCCGGCATCATCAAGATGGTGAAGGTGTACATTGCCTCCAAGCGCAAACTGTCGGTGGGCGACAAAATGGCCGGACGCCACGGCAACAAGGGCGTGGTGGCCAAGATTGTGCCGGAGGAAGACATGCCCTTCCTGGCCGATGGGACGCCGGTGGACATTGTGCTCAATCCGCTGGGCGTGCCGTCGCGCATGAACGTGGGGCAGGTGCTGGAAACCCACCTGGGTTATGCCGCCCGATTGCTGGGCTTGAAGTTCGCCACGCCGGTGTTTGACGGCATCAAGGAAAAGGACATCTGGGAATTCATCAAGCAGGCGGCGCAAACGCCGGTGGGCCGGGAGCAGGGGCTGCAGCCCAACGGCAAGGCGCGCGTGTTTGACGGGCGCACCGGCGAGCCGTTCGACCAGGAGGTGGTGGTGGGCTACATCTACATGATGAAGCTGGGCCATCTGGTGGCGGACAAAATCCACGCCCGCGCCGTGGGGCCGTATTCGCTGGTCACGCAGCAGCCGCTGGGCGGCAAGGCGCAATACGGCGGCCAGCGCTTCGGCGAAATGGAAGTGTGGGCCATGGAGGCCTATGGCGCCGCCTACACGCTGCAGGAGCTGCTCACCGTCAAGTCGGACGATGTGCAGGGCCGCACGCGCATTTACGAGAGCATTGTCAAAGGGGACAACTGCCTGGAGGCCGGCATACCGGAATCGTTCAACGTGCTGGTGAAGGAAATGCAATCGCTGGGGTTGGACGTGAAGGTGGGCTACACCAACCCGATTGAACATCAACCGACCACCCCGGCCGCCGCCCTGGCCAACTTGTAA
- the rplJ gene encoding 50S ribosomal protein L10, which yields MRAEKQFLTQEYLARLNASPFFLAVDYTGLKVAQLTALRRQLAEAGAELHVVKNTVFRHAAKQAGVELPGPLEGPVAVVTGKKDVTLAAKALKAFAAAEQDKPKVRFGYLNNQRLDASMVMALAELPSREVLQAKLLGLLQTPASRLVALLNTPASQLARVLQAKAAKGEAPAAA from the coding sequence ATGCGCGCTGAAAAACAATTTTTAACTCAGGAATATCTGGCCCGGTTGAACGCTTCGCCGTTCTTTCTGGCCGTGGACTACACCGGCCTGAAAGTGGCCCAGCTTACGGCCTTGCGCCGCCAGTTGGCCGAGGCCGGCGCCGAGCTGCACGTGGTCAAGAACACCGTTTTCCGGCACGCTGCCAAACAGGCGGGCGTGGAATTGCCGGGGCCGCTGGAAGGGCCGGTGGCGGTGGTGACGGGCAAAAAGGACGTCACCTTGGCGGCCAAGGCCTTGAAGGCGTTTGCGGCGGCGGAACAGGACAAGCCGAAAGTCCGTTTTGGCTATTTGAACAACCAGCGGCTGGATGCGTCCATGGTCATGGCGCTGGCGGAACTGCCGTCGCGCGAAGTGTTGCAGGCCAAGCTGCTGGGGCTGTTGCAGACCCCGGCCAGCCGGCTGGTGGCCCTGCTCAACACGCCGGCTTCGCAACTGGCCCGCGTGCTGCAGGCCAAGGCCGCGAAAGGCGAGGCCCCGGCGGCGGCCTGA
- the rplA gene encoding 50S ribosomal protein L1, producing the protein MAVKRSKRYKKAISLLGERKPQPLKAAVALLAKMPRAKFTETVDLAFHLGVDPKQSDQMIRGTVPLPHGTGKVVRVLVFAKPGAAAEAAKAAGAEYVGFDDMIKKCQEGWAEFDVAIATPEAMTEVRKLGKILGPRGLMPNPKTGTVTEDTAKAVKEFKAGRVEFKVDKGGNVHVPVGKINFAPEQIEENARTVIEAIFKARPASVKGRYVLSCTLSTTMSPPVPVDLKEFATTA; encoded by the coding sequence ATGGCAGTTAAACGCAGCAAACGATACAAGAAGGCAATCAGCCTGCTCGGCGAACGCAAGCCCCAGCCGCTGAAGGCGGCGGTGGCGTTGCTGGCCAAAATGCCCCGGGCCAAATTCACGGAAACGGTGGACCTGGCCTTTCATCTGGGGGTGGACCCCAAGCAAAGCGATCAGATGATCCGCGGCACGGTGCCGCTGCCGCATGGCACCGGCAAGGTGGTGCGGGTGCTGGTCTTTGCCAAGCCCGGCGCAGCGGCCGAGGCGGCCAAGGCTGCCGGGGCGGAGTACGTGGGCTTTGATGACATGATCAAGAAGTGCCAGGAAGGCTGGGCGGAGTTTGACGTGGCGATTGCCACGCCGGAGGCCATGACGGAAGTCCGCAAGCTGGGCAAGATACTGGGCCCGCGGGGTCTGATGCCCAACCCGAAGACCGGCACGGTGACGGAAGACACCGCCAAGGCGGTCAAGGAGTTCAAGGCCGGCCGGGTGGAGTTTAAGGTGGACAAGGGGGGCAATGTGCATGTGCCGGTGGGGAAGATTAACTTTGCGCCGGAGCAGATTGAGGAAAACGCGCGGACGGTGATTGAGGCCATTTTCAAGGCGCGTCCCGCCAGTGTGAAAGGGCGGTATGTGCTGAGCTGCACGCTGTCCACCACCATGAGTCCGCCGGTGCCGGTGGATTTGAAGGAGTTTGCGACCACCGCCTAA